Proteins encoded by one window of Aphidius gifuensis isolate YNYX2018 linkage group LG2, ASM1490517v1, whole genome shotgun sequence:
- the LOC122849777 gene encoding complement component 1 Q subcomponent-binding protein, mitochondrial-like: MSGIVRNALRFVVGTAKHITNNTTKSLINSQCSRSMWHMGNRLNDTTKNSIKLIKSYNLCNCGCGRFQHTQVEEKLAKYLNGEIAAEKEATREKTIPSKLGKFDVSLDGAEVTLMKKENDETIKIIFNVNHTINSNENEAVDLEHALLSKPNFDVEITRGRQTLGFSCLFNVSPDAIVYENNNYIFGIDEVTLHEGERTDTIYAAGGEVIDGVLYDYLMEFLEDKGISNDFADEISKFSTIHEHNAYISLLEGLAKFTASK; encoded by the exons atgaGTGGAATTGTAAGAAATGCATTACGTTTTGTTGTTGGAACAGCAAAacatattacaaataatacaacaaaatcTTTAATTAATTCTCAATGTTCACGTTCCATGTGGCACATGGGTAATCGTCTTAATGATACCaccaaaaattcaattaaattgattaaatcaTATAATCTTTGTAATTGTGGATGTGGAAGATTCCAACATACTCAAG tTGAAGAGAAATTggctaaatatttaaatgggGAAATTGCTGCTGAAAAAGAAGCAACAAGAGAAAAAACAATACCATCAAAACTTGGTAAATTTGATGTATCACTTGATGGTGCTGAAGTaacattaatgaaaaaagaaaatgatgaaaC aattaaaattattttcaatgtcaaTCACACAATTAATAGCAATGAGAATGAAGCAGTTGATTTAGAACATGCATTATTAAGCAAGCCAAATTTTGATGTTGAAATTACACGTGGTAGACAAACCCTTggtttttcatgtttatttaaCGTTTCTCCTGATGCAattgtttatgaaaataacA attATATTTTTGGTATTGATGAAGTAACTCTTCATGAAGGTGAACGTACTGATACAATTTATGCTGCAGGTGGTGAAGTTATTGATGGG gTTTTGTATGATTATCTTATGGAATTTTTGGAAGACAAAGGTATTTCAAATGACTTTGCTgatgaaatttcaaaattcaGTACAATTCATGAACATAATGCATACATAAGTTTGTTAGAAGGTCTTGCTAAATTTACAGCTTCAAAGTAA
- the LOC122849748 gene encoding protein PFC0760c-like, with translation MSSMDNVNMKIDDWWLIPNNEEERKLEVTRSVTIKKYPAPKIINIKTIEIVNIHSIKKQKINYSIFKKPKPYVIAKRKFLCEFYQRPVLQRINNLPTTSNNNANNLIKDKKLDYKNDRIKICKGFVKSIVDRFSTNNNADDIKNNTIRKRTYGLGDNHQSPVNDHQSKIQRLIEPIIESNEELESPRLVEAFINTSSYKKTKIYDNTSSDDDFSDFKMLPQTPDDTFVIDTNNDELKISSSSDHTMTHSSDMITVKENIENINNKLSKIHDDKHDDDCLNDTVVVMNDSPEKNSSISNENNDQLMMKTIKIEEDSIVDEKEENISISNENNDQLMMKTIKIEENSVVDEQEELIVDIKTEINDEEVDVKEENENELITDIKTEITEEINSSFDNINWLDDSFDKMEKSFPAEIPDNQYWRFSSPIQQIYNREDSVSEVINSMNENLTPSKVIFSNKLRETNNSSKYYLDSNQMSLIYSLTPTANDDDDIDYDNIDDNNLTKEHFNCGRENCSGCLITSISNNHNFSNENIDNDYSDYLWDDIIKSNDNSTNDVINLNKTIDLFDNSIQSNTTNESGDINIDINLSNNNNIEYKNEPISPTDSIENDRCSTGGCSLFGSDLLELPHATFLEIQQSNDHVFHNDIVNSANEIIAGIDEREKIVKAESIVQSIVNNIESLNINSVETIVVENNSTVDDENFNNKTFDIDDDTDVIIVEEIIHHIIDKNDIINTKILTSMESIDLKKMKENTNAELKELSTNENNNNLNNLFDKDEENLSIDNEEIQEQDSGLATSPDDFINEVKLIVDDATNENAMRENLETIVSSCNEVEIIENFKNDNDKFKHYTNQMKIIANTSDINILDVSVIEGNLSTPTDTNLETCSESVKQFINRFKKIIDGDNCSNDNSLCQNLPSEENNNSNESNNTERSMEEISSSIEINLSVEKSVIAIEDSLDNETTNEQISSGDTDTKSDNSNEKINSTFKTFCMIQYETTNNQIDDNNNDNTVELYDDQDSMETSISSVKEDKLITLWDLNENERECNWNKIRSNEGIPSFINYEKIDDDVTLERTISIDDLNSKNFDDKSFKKQVQQDDSNDILYELIERKDSLEPIPEMNEDVADESMEDTENIDHSLEPIIEADEGTTNESSNDDIEDVRINSTSEFLSCNDDTTMYFETGNDSVANTLSPDGCYASCQTTNTGTQTVQSLKSESDDDQSSYDSLEKLSALKDKKYTLNFDDACDALNNINNSIKKCSNCKKLLTENTVDDSNENLINNVVVDDDDDQPIICSSCTMILSLDTQEFIRIESIVKSEEDIKLSYDNSLIKIDIPKYEDTSLYRIVSTCSFTDNMSTCSTSFDESFDLDEIICSIKMLFN, from the coding sequence ATGTCGTCAATGGACAATGTTAACATGAAGATTGATGACTGGTGGTTGATTCCAAATAATGAAGAAGAAAGAAAACTCGAGGTGACAAGAAGTgtcacaattaaaaaatatccagcaccaaaaattattaatattaaaacaatagaaattgttaatattcatagtattaaaaaacaaaaaattaattattcaatatttaaaaaaccaaaaccATATGTTATTGCTAAACGTAAATTTTTATGTGAATTTTATCAAAGACCGGTCTTACAgcgtattaataatttacctacaacatcaaataataatgctaataatttaattaaagataaaaaattagattataaaaatgataggataaaaatttgtaaaggATTTGTTAAAAGTATTGTTGATcgtttttcaacaaataataatgctgatgatattaaaaataatacaataagaAAAAGAACATATGGACTTGGTGATAATCATCAAAGTCCAGTTAATGATCATCAgtcaaaaattcaaagattaATTGAGCCAATTATTGAAAGTAATGAAGAGCTAGAAAGTCCAAGACTTGTTGAAGCATTTATAAACACATcgagttataaaaaaacaaaaatatatgataatacatcaagtgatgatgatttttctgattttaaaatgttaCCACAAACTCCAGATGATACATTTGTCATTGAtacaaataatgatgaattaaaaatatcaagttcaTCTGATCATACAATGACTCATTCATCTGACATGATAAcagttaaagaaaatattgaaaatattaataataaattatcaaaaatacatgatgataaacatgatgatgattgtttgAATGACACAGTTGTTGTAATGAATGATTCaccagaaaaaaattcatcaatttctaatgaaaataatgatcaattgatgatgaaaacaattaaaattgaagaggattcaattgttgatgaaaaagaagaaaatatatcaatttctaatgaaaataatgatcaattgatgatgaaaacaattaaaattgaagagAATTCAGTTGTTGATGAACAAGAAGAATTAATAGTTGATATTAAAACTGAAATTAATGATGAGGAGGTTGATGTTaaagaagaaaatgaaaatgaattaataacaGATATAAAAACAGAAATAACTGAAGAAATTAATAGcagttttgataatattaattggcttgatgattcatttgataaaatggaaaaaagttTTCCAGCTGAAATACCAGATAATCAATACTGGAGATTTTCATCACCAatacaacaaatttataatcgTGAAGATAGTGTTAGTGAAGTTATAAATAgtatgaatgaaaatttaacaccatcaaaagtaatattttcaaataaattacgtgaaacaaataattcaagcAAATATTATCTTGATTCAAATCAAATGAGtttaatttatagtttaaCACCAACagcaaatgatgatgatgatattgattatgataatattgatgataataatttaacaaaagaacATTTTAATTGTGGTCGTGAAAATTGTTCTGGTTGTCTTATAACAAGTATatcaaataatcataattttagtaatgaaaatattgataatgattattCAGATTATCTTTGGgatgatattataaaaagtaatgataattcaacaaatgatgttattaatttaaataaaacaattgatttatttgataattcaatacaATCAAATACGACAAATGAATCAGgagatattaatattgatattaatttatcaaataacaataatattgagtATAAAAATGAGCCAATATCACCAACagattcaattgaaaatgataGATGTTCAACTGGTGGTTGTTCTTTATTTGGATCAGATCTTCTTGAGCTTCCTCATGCAacatttttagaaattcaacAATCAAATGATCATGTATTTCACAATGACATTGTTAATTCAGCAAATGAAATTATTGCTGGTATTGATGAAcgtgaaaaaattgttaaagcTGAATCAATTGTTCAGTcaatagttaataatattgagtcattaaatataaatagtgttgaaacaattgttgttgaaaataattcaacagttgatgatgaaaattttaataataaaacttttgatattgatgatgatacagatgttattattgttgaagaaattattcatcatattattgataaaaatgacattattaATACCAAAATATTAACGTCAATGGAAagtattgatttaaaaaaaatgaaagaaaatacaaatgcCGAATTAAAAGAGCtatcaacaaatgaaaataataataatttaaataatttatttgataaagatGAAGagaatttatcaattgataatgaagAAATTCAAGAACAAGATTCTGGTCTTGCAACAAGTCcagatgattttataaatgaagTTAAATTAATAGTTGATGATGCTACAAATGAAAATGCAATGAGAGAAAATTTAGAAACAATTGTATCATCTTGTAATGaagttgaaataattgaaaattttaaaaatgacaatgataaatttaaacattatacaaatcaaatgaaaatcatTGCAAATACATCAGACATAAATATACTTGATGTATCAGTTATTGAAGGTAATTTAAGCACTCCAACTGATACAAATTTAGAAACATGTTCTGAAAgtgttaaacaatttataaatcgttttaaaaaaattattgatggtGATAATTGTTCAAATGACAATAGTTTATGTCAAAATTTACCaagtgaagaaaataataattcaaatgaatcaaataatacaGAAAGAAGTATGGAagaaatatcatcatcaattgaaattaatttatctgttGAAAAATCAGTAATAGCTATTGAAGATTCATTAGATAATGAAACAACAAATGAACAAATATCATCTGGTGATACTGATACTAAATCTGATAatagtaatgaaaaaattaactcaACATTTAAGACATTTTGTATGATACAATatgaaacaacaaataatcaaattgatgataacaataatgataatacagTTGAATTATATGATGATCAAGATTCAATGGAAACATCAATAAGTAGTGTTAaagaagataaattaataacactttgggatttaaatgaaaatgaaagagAATGTAATTGGAATAAAATACGTTCAAATGAAGGTATAccaagttttattaattacgaaaaaattgatgatgatgtaacACTTGAAAGAAcaatatcaattgatgatcttaatagtaaaaattttgatgataaaagttttaaaaaacaagtacAACAAGATGATtctaatgatattttatatgagCTTATTGAGAGAAAAGATTCACTGGAGCCAATACCTGAAATGAATGAAGATGTTGCTGATGAATCAATGGAAGATACTGAAAATATTGATCATTCATTAGAGCCAATAATTGAAGCAGATGAAGGAACAACAAATGAATCAtcaaatgatgatattgaagATGTTAgaattaattcaacaagtgAATTTTTATCATGCAATGATGATACAACAATGTATTTTGAAACTGGTAATGATAGTGTTGCTAATACACTTAGTCCAGATGGATGTTATGCATCATGTCAAACAACAAATACTGGAACACAAACAGTACAATCATTAAAATCAGAAAGTGATGATGATCAATCATCATATGAtagtttagaaaaattatcagcacttaaagataaaaaatatacattaaattttgatgatgctTGTGAtgctttaaataatattaataactcgataaaaaaatgtagtaattgtaaaaaattactgaCTGAAAACACTGTTGatgattcaaatgaaaatttgataaacaatgttgttgttgatgatgacgatgatcaGCCAATTATATGTTCATCTTGTACTATGATATTGTCACTTGATACACAAGAATTTATACGTATTGAAAGTATTGTTAAAAGTGAAgaagatattaaattatcatatgataattcattaattaaaattgacattcCAAAGTATGAAGATACATCGCTCTATCGTATTGTCAGTACTTGTAGTTTTACTGATAACATGAGCACTTGTTCAACATCATTTGACGAGTCATTTGATTTAGATGAAATTATTTGTAGCATTAAAATGCTATTTAATTAA
- the LOC122849781 gene encoding calcium channel flower isoform X1 — translation MSFSEKIASIMERPGQDPQSQDDVPWWMKYGARAMGTVGGFFGILFGAFSCLTIIVASIPGFLSGVTLIIAGLVVLTGEAPCCCIFLDFVQTLSNIIEKRPYWNRAVLYCGLAVLPLFLDFSFGKFLASGLIFGTGVLYGMMSIGKKGSRADMAAMATSPSGVVPPPGSVPSTDHHTTLMEDPDVWRPT, via the exons atg tcATTCAGTGAAAAAATAGCTTCCATAATGGAGCGACCTGGACAAGATCCACAATCCCAAGATGATGTACCCTGGTGGATGAAATACGGTGCACGAGCAATGGGAACCGTTGGTGGTTTTT ttGGAATACTTTTTGGTGCTTTTAGTTGTCTGACAATTATTGTTGCATCAATTCCAGGATTCTTAAGTGGTGTAACATTAATTATTGCTGGTCTTGTTGTGCTAACAGGAGAAGCTCCTTGTTGTTGTATATTTCTTGATTTTGTTCAAACATTAAGTAACATCATTGAAAAACGACCTTACTGGAATCGAGCTGTTCTCTATTGTGG atTAGCAGTATTACCATTATTCTTGGATTTTTCATTTGGCAAATTTCTTGCAAGTGGTTTGATATTTGGAACTGGTGTTTTATACGGAATGATGTCCATTGGAAAAaa AGGATCAAGAGCGGATATGGCTGCAATGGCAACATCACCGTCTGGTGTAGTACCACCTCCTGGTTCAGTTCCATCAACTGATCATCATACAACACTTATGGAGGATCCAGATGTTTGGAGACCAACATAA
- the LOC122849776 gene encoding uncharacterized protein LOC122849776, with translation MDIFVNNKRCSNIFLPTVFTTELNKKLIEPTSDTNASEEIKGPRYFRGNGLITILLDGDKLQFKFDNSDETYIVSQEVHVKAFNDPAAQIQKNGGLKILTRLDLDDLRAYDAKLTFKTPTGGDSRTYETRHLAPLKQWNGFGVDWLMEIAKKTAELNPAAVAEYPGRVKLQFPMDLSLQGFKHIIKVKETGETFEVCHTVNIKVLKKSGDKINKESKNLKFDAIIQSGDIYFKTLYGSHQGLRLRYEVSMKVNDNNEIYIIPLTKYGMI, from the exons ATGGACATATTCGTAAATAATAAGCGATGCAGCAA tatATTTCTTCCTACCGTATTTACAACggaattaaacaaaaaattgattgaaccTACAAGCGATACAAATGCtagtgaagaaataaaaggACCAAGATATTTTAGAGGTAATGGATTGATCACTATATTACTTGATGGTGATAAATTACAATTCAAATTTGATAATAGTGATGAAAC ttatATCGTGAGTCAAGAAGTTCATGTTAAAGCTTTTAACGACCCTGCAGCTCAAATCCAAAAAAATGGTGGTTTAAAAATCTTGACACGATTGGATTTGGATGATTTGAGAGCTTATGATGCCAAATTAACATTCAAAACACCAACGGGCGGAGACTC ACGTACTTATGAAACTCGTCATCTAGCACCTCTCAAACAATGGAACGGATTTGGTGTTGATTGGCTAATGGAAATCGCAAAAAAAACTGCTGAATT aaatcctgctgctgttgctgaaTATCCGGGAAGagtaaaattacaatttcCAATGGATTTGTCACTTCAAGGATTTaaacatataataaaagtcAAAGAAACAGGTGAAAC ttttgAAGTGTGTCATACAGttaatattaaagttttaaaaaaatccggcgataaaataaacaaggaatcaaaaaatctaaaatttgaTGCAATAATTCAAAGCGGGGATATCTATTTCAAGACCTTATATGGTTCTCATCAAGG attgcGCCTACGATATGAAGTCTCAATGAaagtaaatgataataatgaaatatatatcattcCACTCACAAAATATGGAAtgatttaa
- the LOC122849781 gene encoding calcium channel flower isoform X2 produces the protein MSFSEKIASIMERPGQDPQSQDDVPWWMKYGARAMGTVGGFFGILFGAFSCLTIIVASIPGFLSGVTLIIAGLVVLTGEAPCCCIFLDFVQTLSNIIEKRPYWNRAVLYCGLAVLPLFLDFSFGKFLASGLIFGTGVLYGMMSIGKKASIDEMRSAAVDSTIPTSSMKGNLVENAQPMSFSNKPDSNV, from the exons atg tcATTCAGTGAAAAAATAGCTTCCATAATGGAGCGACCTGGACAAGATCCACAATCCCAAGATGATGTACCCTGGTGGATGAAATACGGTGCACGAGCAATGGGAACCGTTGGTGGTTTTT ttGGAATACTTTTTGGTGCTTTTAGTTGTCTGACAATTATTGTTGCATCAATTCCAGGATTCTTAAGTGGTGTAACATTAATTATTGCTGGTCTTGTTGTGCTAACAGGAGAAGCTCCTTGTTGTTGTATATTTCTTGATTTTGTTCAAACATTAAGTAACATCATTGAAAAACGACCTTACTGGAATCGAGCTGTTCTCTATTGTGG atTAGCAGTATTACCATTATTCTTGGATTTTTCATTTGGCAAATTTCTTGCAAGTGGTTTGATATTTGGAACTGGTGTTTTATACGGAATGATGTCCATTGGAAAAaa agcATCGATAGATGAAATGAGATCAGCAGCAGTTGATTCAACAATACCAACGTCAAGTATGAAAGGAAATTTAGTGGAAAATGCTCAACCAATGAGTTTCAGTAACAAACCAGACAGCAACGTTTGA
- the LOC122849751 gene encoding LOW QUALITY PROTEIN: protein hu-li tai shao-like (The sequence of the model RefSeq protein was modified relative to this genomic sequence to represent the inferred CDS: inserted 1 base in 1 codon), producing the protein MADTSQQELTEPHTNGVMDGLTEEEKSKMRPADIDADMREMDRRKRVLEMMSSKTFMAELERILEAHRDGGGSVGLLQQISDMMGAQGARFNSNVFKNSNCVVPINDIRGGDVTGYLPGEKQLRCKLASVFRLLDLYGWTQGVGGQISARLNQDQEHFLVNPYGLLYHEITASSLVKVNMQGEVVDQGTTNFGIHLSEFQLHSTIHAARPDITCIIHITTPTAVSSLXLVIGNESIVIGDVSTHHQFIGDAIEPEEREKITRNLGPINKVMLLTNRGALCCGETVEEAFYNVYNTVLACETQLKLMPMGIDNLTLINDENKKIIYDASRKSPAPPACIVTEPPALAKKLEKRWRIGGTEFEALMRMLDNAGFRTGYSYRNKLVKSEPPRAKNDVEIPPTVSSLGYSLADIELYREAILKSGRKGNDRKLWLTTPNVYQKVEVLETGTPDPKKITKWVDQGQDEWVSDGSPTHSSTPVKIDGALQFVPKNTNPKEFKQLQQQIKDYRRADKISAGPQSHILEGVTWDEAKKLQDASVVNAGESVVLVGAASKGIIQRGFQHNAMVYKTPYAKNPFDAITDQDIDQYKKDIERKQKGDIYDESQSESEALSSFNISRATHESSTAKSPIQSPISVTSETEEESRDEPRVLRIEKKKVPAPSQPEVVLSDETIVHDLGQVHDNILPTKKLSTIVKETPQVQQSQILLSKNSQNQITNNKGEATTQFLNEMRRTAIEPRNDRNQRGENTVNGDHSDAHHSTFSHSSKEGSMSQDVSVSEESPKKEKKKKKGLRTPSFLKKKKEKKKPIEA; encoded by the exons ATGGCAGACACAAGCCAACAAGAACTCACTGAGCCTCATACAAATGGTGTGATGGACGGTCTAacagaagaagaaaaaagtaaaatgagACCAGCTGATATTGATGCG gaTATGCGTGAAATGGATAGAAGGAAGAGAGTCTTAGAAATGATGAGTTCAAAAACATTTATGGCTGAATTAGAGCGTATTCTTGAAGCTCACAGAGATGGTGGTGGTTCTGTTGGtttattacaacaaatatCAGATATGATGGGTGCACAAGGAGCACGTTTTAattcaaatgtatttaaaaattcaaattgtgTGGTGCCTATTAATGATATTAGAGGTGGTGATGTTACTGGTTATTTACCTGGTGAAAAACAATTACGTTGTAAATTAGCATCAGTATTTAGATTACTTGATCTTTATGGATGGACACAGGGTGTTGGTGGACAAATATCAGCACGTTTAAATCAAGATCAAGAACATTTTTTGGTAAATCCATATGGTCTTTTGTATCATGAAATAACAGCATCAAGTCTTGTTAAAGTTAATATGCAAGGTGAAGTTGTTGATCAAGGAACAACAAATTTTGGTATACATTTGAGTGAATTTCAGTTGCATTCAACAATACATGCTGCACGTCCAGATATAACATGTATTATTCACATAACAACACCAACAGCAGTGTCTTCCT AATTGGTAATTGGTAATGAAAGTATTGTTATTGGTGATGTATCAACACATCATCAATTTATTGGTGATGCTATTGAGCCTGAAGAACGTGAAAAAATAACACGTAATTTAGgtccaataaataaagttatgTTATTAACAAATCGTGGTGCATTATGTTGTGGTGAAACAGTTGAAGAAgcattttataatgtttataatacTGTATTAGCATGTGAAACACAACTTAAATTAATGCCAATGggtattgataatttaacacttattaatgatgaaaataaaaaaataatatatgatgcATCACGTAAATCACCAGCACCACCAGCATGTATTGTTACTGAACCACCAGCATtagctaaaaaattagaaaaacgTTGGCGTATTGGTGGTACTGAATTTGAGGCACTTATGAGAATGCTTGATAATGCTGGTTTTCGTACTGGTTATTCATATAGAAATAAACTTGTTAAAAGTGAACCACCAAGAGCTAAAAATGATGTTGAAATACCACCAACTGTATCATCACTTGGTTATTCACTTGCTGATATTGAATTATACAGAGAAGC AATATTAAAAAGTGGACGCAAAGGAAATGACAGAAAACTCTGGCTTACAACACCAAATGTTTATCAAAAAGTTGAAGTTCTCGAGACCGGAACACCAGATccaaaaaaaatcaccaaG tgGGTGGATCAGGGTCAAGACGAG TGGGTGTCTGATGGATCACCGACTCATAGCAGTACACCAGTCAAGATTGATGGTGCATTACAATTTGTACCGAAGAATACCAATCCAAAAGAATTTAAGCAGCTTCAACAACAa atCAAGGATTATCGTAGAGCTGATAAAATATCTGCTGGACCACAATCACATATACTTGAAGGTGTCACGTGGGATGAAGCTAAAAAGctacaa GATGCATCAGTTGTGAATGCTGGTGAATCAGTTGTTTTAGTTGGTGCTGCAAGTAAAGGAATAATTCAACGTGGTTTTCAACATAATGCAATGGTATATAAAACTCCATATGCTAAAAATCCATTTGATGCTATTACAGATCAAGATATTGATCagtataaaaaagatattgaaCGTAAACAAAAAGGTGATATTTATGATGAATCACAATCTGAATCAGAAGCACtttcatcatttaatattaGTCGAGCAACACATGAATCAAGCACTGCCAAAAGTCCAATTCAATCACCAATATCTGTTACATCTGAAACTGAAGAAGAAAGCAGAGAtg AACCTCGGGTACTccggatagaaaaaaaaaaagtacctgCTCCAAGTCAACCAGAAGTTGTCTTAAGTGATG aaacaATAGTGCATGATTTGGGCCAAGTGCATGACAATATACTGCCAACGAAAAAATTGAGCACGATTGTAAAGGAAACTCCCCAGGTTCAGCaatcacaaatattattatcaaaaaattcacaaaatcaaataacaaataataaag GAGAAGCAACAACTCAATTCCTAAATGAAATGCGACGAACTGCAATTGAGCCAAGAAATGATAGAAATCAAAGAG GAGAAAACACGGTTAATGGAGATCATTCAGATGCTCATCACAGCACATTTTCTCATAGCAGTAAAGAG GGTTCAATGTCACAGGATGTAAGCGTCAGTGAGGAGTCACCTaaaaaggaaaagaaaaagaagaaaggcCTGAGAACACCATCATTcctcaagaaaaaaaaggaaaaaaagaagCCAATTGAAGCGTAG